From the Panulirus ornatus isolate Po-2019 chromosome 58, ASM3632096v1, whole genome shotgun sequence genome, one window contains:
- the Drep4 gene encoding DNA fragmentation factor subunit beta, whose translation MTHSFVVVGPGKRKVGIVASNFEEFLRKCRTKFKFKKDEEIIVTLDDSTEIDEEYYEVLSKDTELHVSSSGDCIKQDFINQLAVFLYMCLERQPKIHDKVMECFQEPKSCNQATALLGLLAKAADAAPVSSRDIDTDWFKGLDTKFKTKEAVLRNSAESRMRGYLMRTKQELLDGDPPADSPYRRAFLFFKQQLCDCRHNAGYFDRTAQPGKRLCDMNGLFQCEGPYDEDKCSTFHFINPYTSREARIIFSTWNFDHMIEKSRTILPTLKTALSGPKASSVNLSYFHELLFLHQNASDHNSSGNLKLVHIACHVKKPHELQCDSRKIFLSQETTFAKDVIDGQLRQQSPSTRITRFRGKRKQSELDHSRKIARPKKLHCSRVNGYR comes from the exons ATGACGCACAGTTTCGTAGTGGTTGGACCAGGCAAGAGGAAGGTTGGGATTGTAGCATCAAACTTTGAAGAGTTCTTGAGGAAATGTCGAACCAAGTTTAAGTTCAAG AAGGATGAAGAAATCATTGTTACCTTAGATGATAGCACAGAAATTGATGAGGAGTATTACGAAGTCCTCTCCAAAGATACAGAGCTCCATGTATCATCCTCAGGGGATTGTATAAAACAGGACTTCATCAATCAGTTGGCAGTATTCCTTTATATGTGCCTTGAACGTCAACCAAAAATTCATGACAAAGTCATGGAATGCTTTCAGGAACCTAAAAGTTGTAATCAGGCAACAGCTCTCCTAGGACTTTTAGCTAAGGCTGCTGATGCTGCACCAGTGAGTTCCAGAGACATTGACACTGACTGGTTTAAAG GACTTGATACAAAGTTCAAGACAAAAGAAGCTGTCTTGCGGAACAGTGCTGAATCAAGGATGCGAGGGTATTTAATGCGCACTAAACAAGAACTTCTAGATGGAGATCCTCCAGCAGATTCACCGTACAGAcgtgcttttcttttctttaaacaaCAGTTGTGTGATTGTAG GCACAATGCTGGTTACTTTGACCGCACAGCTCAACCTGGTAAACGCTTGTGTGATATGAATGGCCTGTTTCAGTGTGAGGGTCCCTATGATGAGGATAAGTGTTCAACTTTCCATTTCATCAACCCTTACACATCAAGGGAGGCTAGGATCATATTTTCTACCTGGAATTTTGATCATAT GATAGAAAAGTCAAGAACAATTCTACCGACTTTAAAAACTGCCCTATCTGGCCCAAAAGCATCATCTGTGAATCTTTCCTACTTTCATGAATTACTTTTCCTCCATCAAAATGCCAGTGACCACAACTCTTCCGGCAACCTGAAACTCGTTCACATAGCTTGTCATGTCAAGAAACCTCATGAGCTTCAGTGTGACAGTAGGAAAATATTTCTGTCCCAGGAGACTACATTTGCAAAGGATGTTATTGATGGACAATTACGACAGCAGTCTCCATCCACAAGGATAACTAGATTTAGAGGGAAAAGGAAACAATCTGAGTTGGACCACAGTAGAAAGATTGCCCGACCAAAAAAACTTCACTGTAGTAGAGTAAATGGGTACAGGTGA